CCGTCTCTCCTCTATTCTTAAGCACAGTTATCGACCTAGATCTTGACTAGAGCACTTCAATTCATTCCATTAGTCGATAGCACGCATTCGGCAAGATGTGCACAACAGCACAAGCCCTACCTAGCTTGATCTCACTCGCCGCTCGGTCAGCTAACCGACACTTTTGTATCTGATATGAGCGTtaaacaaaagaaaaagaaaaagaaagtaGTAGCAGTTTCCCCCACAAGCACCGCGAGCATGAAGCCATCAACGTTGGCCACGTCGAAGCCAAATTAAAGAGAAAACACACTGGACCATCATTAGAGTTCACTTTACAAATTAATTAAGGTACGTACAGCAACGTCAATACGATCAACAGCTACTACTACTATCTGCATGCAAGCATCTGACACCGCCAAGGTCCAGTCCAGAGATCATCATCGAATCGGATGCCAAAACGAGGAAGAAAAAGCAGCGCGCGCGCGCAATGCCTGCCTGAACAGCTGAGAATGATTGCTAGTAATAACGGAGTGCCTGCGGTCACTTGAAGAAGGCGACGAGGGGCAGGAGCGCGGCGAGGACCAGCGCCGTGCGAGCGCtcgacgcgccgccgcgggccttgccgccgccggagAGGTACAGGTAGTAGTACGGGTTGGACGACGACGGCGGGGACGGCGGCGACGAGAAGTGCGACCCGCTGCtaccgtcgccgccgccgctgctcttgggtggcggtggaggcggcggtgACGGGGGAGGCTCCGACGGCGACGAGGACGGAGGAGGCTCCGAAGGCGGCGTCGAGCACGGGGACTCCGGCGGGGACGTCATCGGCGTGAGCGGAGGCAGCACGTCGGACGCGtctcccgccgccggcggcggcggcagcaccaGCTCCAGgtacggcggcgggggcgcggacAGCGGCAGCAgcgcgaggggcggcggcgggggcgcggtcATCGGCAGGATCGTCGGCGGCGCCGACGTGCACACCGTCGGGCACGTCCCGCACTTGCTCACGCACAGCTGGTTCGTGTCCGCCGGCTCGCCCTGCTGGTCGTCCCCGGCGACGACGCCCGCGCACGCCAGCAGCCACGCCATCGCCCACACCAGCGCGGCCGGCGGCCCTGCACCTCCTCTTCCCTCCATTGCCGCCTTCGCGGCTTCGCCTAGCTAGCTCTAGCTCGATCGACGGAATCACCGGGCACTGACGCGCTTGCTTGCGTTGCGTGTGCTCGCTTTCGCAGGTGGATTCCCGCGAGCTCTCCTGGACCGGCCGGTTTATAAGCTGGAGCCCGGAGGCCCAGCGCGGCAAAGAGATGTGCCAAACTTGAGGCGCAAGCTCCAGCAGAATATGTGAATCGGCAGCTGAGATGAGAAATGATGGCTGTAAAGGGAGATGCTCCTGAATTGGCAGCAAGGAATTGCGGAT
Above is a genomic segment from Panicum hallii strain FIL2 chromosome 8, PHallii_v3.1, whole genome shotgun sequence containing:
- the LOC112903208 gene encoding formin-like protein 14, coding for MEGRGGAGPPAALVWAMAWLLACAGVVAGDDQQGEPADTNQLCVSKCGTCPTVCTSAPPTILPMTAPPPPPLALLPLSAPPPPYLELVLPPPPAAGDASDVLPPLTPMTSPPESPCSTPPSEPPPSSSPSEPPPSPPPPPPPKSSGGGDGSSGSHFSSPPSPPSSSNPYYYLYLSGGGKARGGASSARTALVLAALLPLVAFFK